The following are encoded together in the Cicer arietinum cultivar CDC Frontier isolate Library 1 chromosome 2, Cicar.CDCFrontier_v2.0, whole genome shotgun sequence genome:
- the LOC101510212 gene encoding GDP-L-galactose phosphorylase 1, producing the protein MMLKIKRVPTVVSNYQKEEVGEAPRSVGGCGRNCLKACCIQDAKLPLYAFKKINKVTGKDLVINECQEELPVAFLDSLVLGEWEDRMQRGLFRYDVTACETKVIPGEYGFIAQLNEGRHLKKRPTEFRVDKVLQPFDENKFNFTKVGQEEVLFQFEASENGEVQFFPNAPIDVDNSPSFVAINVSPIEYGHVLLIPRIFECLPQRIDHESFLLALHMAAEAANPYFRLGYNSLGAFATINHLHFQAYYLAMQFPIEKAPTKKIATLKGGVKVSELLKYPVRGLVFEGGDTLEDLSNIVSEACISLQNNNIPYNVLISDCGSQVFLLPQCYAEKQALGEVDAELLDTQVNPAVWEISGHMVLKRKKDFDEASEGNAWKLLAEVSLSEERFQEVNALIFEAIGIGLNELDNNNLQSLSEDNDAVNSTTYPTAVAGSEQCFVLQ; encoded by the exons ATGATGTTGAAAATTAAAAGGGTTCCTACGGTTGTTTCCAATTATCAAAAAGAGGAGGTTGGAGAGGCTCCTCGTTCTGTCGGAGGTTGTGGTCGGAATTGCCTCAAAGCTTGTTGTATACAAg ATGCAAAGCTCCCTTTGTATGCTTTTAAAAAGATTAACAAAGTTACTGGAAAGGACTTGGTTATCAATGAGTGCCAAGAGGAGCTTCCTGTGGCCTTTCTGGACTCGCTTGTTCTTGGGGAG TGGGAAGATCGCATGCAGAGAGGTCTTTTTCGCTATGATGTTACTGCCTGTGAAACTAAG GTGATTCCGGGTGAGTATGGTTTCATTGCTCAGCTTAACGAGGGTCGTCACCTCAAGAAGAGACCAACTGAGTTCAGAGTTGATAAGGTCCTTCAGCCATTTGATGAAAACAAGTTCAACTTTACTAAAGTTGGGCAAGAAGAGGTTTTGTTTCAATTTGAAGCTAGTGAAAATGGCGAAGTCCAGTTCTTTCCAAATGCTCCAATTGATGTTGACAATTCTCCCAGTTTTGTTGCCATCAAT GTTAGTCCTATTGAGTATGGACATGTTTTGCTGATTCCGCGCATTTTCGAGTGTTTGCCCCAAAGGATTGATCACGAGAGCTTCTTGCTTGCGCTTCACATGGCAGCTGAAGCTGCTAATCCGTATTTTCGATTGGGTTACAACAGCCTCGGTGCTTTTGCAACTATTAACCATCTTCACTTCCAG GCTTATTATTTggctatgcaatttcctattGAGAAGGCTCCTACTAAGAAAATTGCGACTTTAAAAGGTGGAGTGAAGGTATCTGAATTGCTGAAGTATCCGGTGAGAGGTCTTGTTTTTGAAGGCGGCGACACCCTCGAAGATTTATCAAACATTGTTTCAGAGGCTTGCATCTCCCTTCAAAACAACAACATACCTTACAATGTTCTTATTTCTGACTGTGGAAGCCAAGTCTTTCTGTTACCTCAG TGTTATGCAGAGAAACAAGCCCTTGGAGAAGTGGACGCGGAGCTTCTCGACACACAAGTGAATCCTGCAGTTTGGGAGATCAGTGGACACATGGTATTGAAGAGGaaaaaggattttgatgaaGCATCTGAAGGCAATGCATGGAAGCTTCTTGCAGAAGTCTCACTCTCTGAAGAAAGGTTTCAAGAAGTGAATGCTCTTATCTTTGAGGCCATTGGCATTGGCTTAAATGAACTGGATAACAACAATCTTCAATCTCTTTCTGAAGATAATGATGCTGTCAACTCAACCACATACCCTACTGCTGTGGCTGGTTCAGAACAATGTTTTGTTCTACAGTAA